A genomic region of Streptosporangium lutulentum contains the following coding sequences:
- a CDS encoding ArsR/SmtB family transcription factor, whose amino-acid sequence MVYRVEVTSQDIMASRFGISPLMVTKNALWVLSGKKESGEWQTWAGRMREPYQRLLLTHPGLGAMVTLFRERYYNADFPAPPPTGVNSSFETELAVVRATPVAQAHHEIARNLEGMPRPSGAVRDVLFSPDVVRLFAEALRAAWEEIVAPVWPRFHAILERDVVHRAGRLATYGWAAALDDLNPRIRWHPDGVIEVQAHSPGETHRLDGRGLLFVPTVFPVGVSSYLEDRWPYAIGYPARGTGIPHEAPDGLAELIGRTRTLVLLELATPATTTQLVTLLELGLGTVGGHIAALRRAGLVTGSRVGRGVLYHRTALGDSLVSPPGLRP is encoded by the coding sequence ATGGTCTACCGCGTCGAGGTCACTTCGCAGGACATCATGGCCAGCAGGTTCGGCATCTCCCCCCTCATGGTGACGAAGAACGCGCTCTGGGTCCTCTCGGGGAAGAAGGAGTCCGGGGAGTGGCAGACGTGGGCGGGCCGGATGCGGGAGCCGTACCAGCGGCTGCTGCTCACGCACCCGGGGCTGGGCGCCATGGTGACGCTGTTCCGCGAGAGGTACTACAACGCCGACTTCCCCGCGCCGCCGCCGACCGGGGTGAACAGCTCGTTCGAGACGGAGCTCGCGGTGGTGCGCGCGACCCCGGTGGCCCAGGCGCACCACGAGATCGCCAGGAACCTGGAGGGGATGCCGCGCCCCTCAGGGGCTGTCAGGGACGTGCTGTTCTCCCCCGACGTCGTGCGGCTGTTCGCCGAGGCGCTCAGGGCGGCGTGGGAGGAGATCGTCGCTCCCGTGTGGCCGCGTTTCCACGCCATCCTGGAGCGGGACGTGGTCCACCGGGCGGGCCGCCTGGCCACCTACGGCTGGGCGGCGGCGCTCGACGACCTCAATCCGAGGATCCGGTGGCACCCCGACGGTGTCATCGAGGTGCAGGCGCACAGTCCGGGCGAGACCCACCGGCTCGACGGGCGCGGGCTGCTCTTCGTGCCGACCGTGTTCCCCGTGGGGGTGAGTTCCTACCTGGAGGACCGCTGGCCGTATGCGATCGGCTACCCGGCCCGGGGCACCGGGATTCCGCACGAGGCGCCGGACGGCCTGGCCGAACTGATCGGCAGGACCAGGACCCTCGTCCTGCTGGAGTTGGCGACCCCGGCGACCACCACCCAGCTCGTCACCCTCCTTGAGCTGGGTCTCGGGACCGTGGGGGGCCACATCGCCGCCCTGCGCCGGGCGGGCCTGGTCACCGGGAGCCGCGTCGGCCGCGGTGTCCTGTATCACCGCACCGCGCTGGGCGACTCCCTGGTCAGCCCTCCGGGACTCCGGCCGTGA